The genomic stretch GCGGAAACGATAAAGCGGACAATAGTTCCAAGGATTGTCATCTCTACTTCGTCCTCCTTTTCCATTGATGTGTCTTCCATGTATTCCGTATTCAGTAGAATGTCCATTTTTTTGAAGGATATGCTATAATAGATGAAATTTCGGGGGTGAAATTGATGAATGAACGAGTGCTACGAGTGCTCGAGTATGATAAAATACGCGGTCATGTTGTACGGTTGGCCAGTTCGTCATTGGGCAAAGCAAGAGCGCAGGAGCTTGCTCCTTCCGCTGATCTGGCCGAGGTTGAAGCCGGGCAGCAGCTCACAGAAGAAGGGGTCACCGTCTACCGTTTACGCGGTTTGATCCCGCTTGGTGGGATTCATGATAACCGCTCATTGATTCGCCGTGCGGCGCTTGGCGGCATGCTGTCCGCTCAGGAGATGCTCGATACGGCCGACACGATCATGGCCGGACGCAGGTTGAAGAAATTTTTGCAGGATACGAATGAAGAACAATCATTGCCGGGGATGATGCAGCTTGCGGAAATGCTGCCAGAGCTAAAGCAGCTCGAAGATGACATTCGCCAAGTGGTGGATGACAATGGTGTGGTTCGCGACACCGCTTCGGCTGACTTGCGCAAAATTCGTGGGGAGATGCGCGCCCAGCAAGCGCGGATCAAGGAGAAGCTGGAGTCGATTCTTCGCACGCCCGCTTATCAAAAGATGCTGCAAGACCCGATCATCACCCAGCGCAATGAGCGCTATTGCGTGCCGGTGAAGGTGGAGTATCGCGGTTCTTTTGACGGGATTGTTCATGATCAGTCGGCATCGGGCAGCACGCTTTTTATCGAGCCTGCTTCGGTGGTGCGCTTAGCCAATGCGCTCAAAGAATTGCAGATCAAGGAAGATCGGGAAGTGCAGCGCATTTTACATCAGTTGTCCGCACAGGTCGGCCAACATGCAGATGAACTGCAAGACGGACAGGACGCGCTGGCTGAACTCGATTTTATTTTTGCCAAGACCGCCTATGCGCGTGAACTGCGCGCCGTGCGACCCCAGATGAATGACCAAGGGATCGTGAAAGTCAAACGTGCCCGTCATCCGTTGATCGACCCGAGTGTGGTCGTGCCTTCCGATCTACGTTTGGGTGAAGATTTTATCCTGCTGGTGATCACAGGCCCGAACACGGGTGGTAAAACGGTGACCCTGAAAACGTTCGGGTTGCTCACCCTGATGGCGATGTCCGGTTTGCACGTCCCGACCGATGAAAACAGCGTTCTGTCCACTTTTGATGAAGTATTTGCAGACATTGGGGATGAGCAGTCGATCGAACAATCGCTTTCGACCTTCTCTTCACAT from Tumebacillus algifaecis encodes the following:
- a CDS encoding endonuclease MutS2 is translated as MNERVLRVLEYDKIRGHVVRLASSSLGKARAQELAPSADLAEVEAGQQLTEEGVTVYRLRGLIPLGGIHDNRSLIRRAALGGMLSAQEMLDTADTIMAGRRLKKFLQDTNEEQSLPGMMQLAEMLPELKQLEDDIRQVVDDNGVVRDTASADLRKIRGEMRAQQARIKEKLESILRTPAYQKMLQDPIITQRNERYCVPVKVEYRGSFDGIVHDQSASGSTLFIEPASVVRLANALKELQIKEDREVQRILHQLSAQVGQHADELQDGQDALAELDFIFAKTAYARELRAVRPQMNDQGIVKVKRARHPLIDPSVVVPSDLRLGEDFILLVITGPNTGGKTVTLKTFGLLTLMAMSGLHVPTDENSVLSTFDEVFADIGDEQSIEQSLSTFSSHMTNIVKILDRVDFRSLVLFDELGAGTDPTEGAALAMSILDFLKERGVRTVATTHYSELKGYAYNEPNAINASVEFDVQSLRPTYRLLIGVPGRSNAFAISERLGLRREIIELAQSRLTTEDVAVDELIRKLEQNQHIANQEREQAEVLRRDLEALMDEFDKEKESFYQQKDRLMERAEEEARKAVQKAEKDAAEIVEELRRIAAEERGQIKEHRLIELRKELEGKAPKLKREAKKPKAMPSDRPLQTGDHVAVVHLGQKGHILEIKGNQVLVQIGMIKTKVKKDQLELLPPEKEPTRTIVGRKNVEAKRVSLELDLRGANVEEGIYAIDKRIDDALLGGLSTIHVIHGKGTGALRTGVQEYLRTHRQVKSFRFGVEGEGGNGVTVVTLK